A window of the Tiliqua scincoides isolate rTilSci1 chromosome 5, rTilSci1.hap2, whole genome shotgun sequence genome harbors these coding sequences:
- the LOC136652980 gene encoding olfactory receptor 14A16-like, with protein sequence FFILFTVSDMANQTSITGFLLLQFSDRRALQMLHFVSFLAIYLAALTGNILIISAVVQNQHLHSPMYFFLVNLSLVDICYISTTVPKSMANSLSNNSLISFSGCATQVFLVVALAGNEVGLLTVMAYDRYVAICNPLRYGLIMKWNYCFHMAAASWLSSVLFATAYTANTFRLHFCLSNVIKKFYCDIPQLLSISCSDTQTVTLQLFAVATISGSFCCGLIFVSYSYIFSAVFKIQSAQGRHKAFSTCTPHLTIFTLFVITGVLSYLRPRSWSSPPMDLVFAVFYSVLPPLLNPIIYCLRNREIQVALYEMSKKMGRFHIVTW encoded by the coding sequence TTCTTCATCCTCTTCACAGTGTCAGACATGGCAAACCAAACAAGCATCACTGGATTCCTCCTTCTGCAATTTTCTGATCGTCGTGCTCTTCAGATGTTACACTTTGTGTCCTTTCTTGCGATTTACCTAGCAGCCTTGACTGGCAACATTCTCATTATCAGCGCCGTAGTCCAGAATCAGCATCTCCAcagccccatgtatttcttcctggtcAACCTCTCCTTGGTAGATATCTGCTACATTTCAACCACAGTTCCAAAATCCATGGCCAACTCTTTATCCAACAACTCACTGATCTCATTTTCTGGATGCGCCACCCAAGTTTTCTTGGTTGTAGCACTTGCTGGTAATGAAGTAGGTCTGCTTAcagtcatggcttatgaccgctatgtggccatctgcaatCCTCTAAGATACGGGCTGATCATGAAGTGGAATTACTGTTTTCACATGGCCGCTGCCTCCTGGCTCAGCAGCGTACTCTTCGCCACTGCATATACTGCAAATACATTCAGATTACATTTCTGCTTGTCCAATGTCATCAAAAAATTTTACTGTGATATTCCCCAATTATTAAGCATCTCTTGCTCTGATACACAAACCGTAACCTTGCAGTTATTTGCTGTTGCCACTATTTCAGGTTCTTTTTGCTGTGGTCTTATATTTGTTTCATATAGTTATATCTTCTCTGCTGTGTTCAAGATTCAGTCAGCTCAGGGGAGGCAtaaagccttctccacctgcacCCCCCACTTGACTATATTTACATTATTTGTTATAACAGGTGTTCTTTCCTACCTTAGGCCAAGGTCTTGGTCCTCTCCACCTATGGATTTGGTGTTTGCTGTTTTCTATTCGGTTTTACCACCGCTCCTGAACCCCATAATTTATTGCCTGAGGAACAGAGAGATCCAAGTGGCCCTGTATGAAATGTCTAAGAAGATGGGTAGATTCCATATTGTGACTTGGTAA